From one Coffea eugenioides isolate CCC68of chromosome 11, Ceug_1.0, whole genome shotgun sequence genomic stretch:
- the LOC113752947 gene encoding photosystem I assembly factor PSA3, chloroplastic codes for MVVLSSLQTNLHSTTAATAACPNHTCKAVSPSLLYLRHLYGIPTRARAPNCNGVLLVKAYMEESNTLSGFANKVIGSLPVIGLVARILSDEGGVGGDIIDFAEFRRRVGNKCSVNDSRALYEFQERRGRSGDPLYVLLCCWLAAVGAGLLKSEEILEGVARLRISNDIEFEEETFIAMMNEAREKRAKLRAAAPTIPMEIRAEKALEAIYVCCFGGDPIEDDDERLLFIMLNAVFPSVGQPGIEKIVKDKIKRVAEGSEEIKFPTPKPLSKEAVQMQMKDLQFLKQINETQ; via the exons ATGGTGGTGCTCTCCTCTCTCCAAACGAATCTACACTCTACTACTGCTGCTACTGCTGCCTGCCCAAACCATACCTGCAAGGCCGTCTCGCCGTCTCTCCTTTACTTGCGCCATCTTTACGGAATCCCCACTAGGGCTAGAGCTCCGAACTGCAATGGGGTCTTACTCGTCAAAGCTTACATGGAAGAAAGCAACACTCTCTCTGGTTTTGCCAATAAGGTCATTGGTTCACTCCCCGTGATAGGCCTTGTGGCCAGAATTCTCAGTGACGAAGGAGGCGTTGGCGGTGATATAATTGATTTTGCTGAATTTAGGAGGAGGGTCGGAAACAAGTGTTCCGTTAATGATTCAAGAGCCTTGTATGAATTTCAAGAACGACGAGGCCGA TCAGGGGACCCTTTGTATGTGCTGCTATGCTGCTGGTTGGCTGCAGTAGGCGCTGGTCTGCTTAAGTCGGAGGAAATATTGGAAGGGGTAGCTAGGCTGCGGATATCCAATGACATTGAATTTGAAGAGGAAACATTCATAGCGATGATGAATGAAGCAAGGGAG AAACGGGCAAAATTAAGAGCTGCGGCCCCTACAATCCCAATGGAAATTCGAGCTGAGAAAGCTCTTGAAGCTATTTACGTCTGTTGTTTTGGAGGGGATCCAATAGAAGACGACGACGAAAGACTACTGTTTATCATGCTCAATGCTGTCTTTCCCAGCGTAGGGCAGCCAGGGATTGAGAAGATTGTGAAAGACAAGATAAAGAGAGTGGCAGAAGGAAGTGaagaaatcaagtttccaacgCCTAAACCCTTGTCAAAAGAAGCTGTGCAGATGCAGATGAAGGACTTGCAATTCCTCAAACAGATAAACGAGACACAATAG
- the LOC113752948 gene encoding uncharacterized protein LOC113752948 isoform X1, which produces MSSNCARRLLQQSSSSAKAFLSSGPRISLPSVASGTTKIGGLPSPASRLSRRHNLFSKSRVRMELACGESLMPLHSVTASALLKSMLSSEVGQWGRLSEEGRASIA; this is translated from the exons ATGTCGTCCAATTGCGCAAGAAGATTACTTCAGCAATCTTCATCTTCCGCCAAGGCATTCCTGAGTTCTGGCCCTCGAATATCTCTACCTTCCGTTGCCTCTGGTACAACTAAGATTGGGGGACTACCTTCCCCTGCCTCGCGCCTTTCCCGTCGCCACAACCTCTTCTCTAAGTCCAG GGTACGAATGGAACTGGCTTGCGGTGAGTCATTGATGCCTCTGCACTCCGTCACTGCTTCTGCATTGTTAAAATCTATGCTGTCTTCAGAAGTGGGCCAGTGGGGTCGTCTCTCTGAAG AAGGACGGGCATCAATAGCGTGA
- the LOC113752948 gene encoding uncharacterized protein LOC113752948 isoform X3, with protein sequence MSSNCARRLLQQSSSSAKAFLSSGPRISLPSVASGTTKIGGLPSPASRLSRRHNLFSKSRVRMELACGESLMPLHSVTASALLKSMLSSEVGQWGRLSEGGADS encoded by the exons ATGTCGTCCAATTGCGCAAGAAGATTACTTCAGCAATCTTCATCTTCCGCCAAGGCATTCCTGAGTTCTGGCCCTCGAATATCTCTACCTTCCGTTGCCTCTGGTACAACTAAGATTGGGGGACTACCTTCCCCTGCCTCGCGCCTTTCCCGTCGCCACAACCTCTTCTCTAAGTCCAG GGTACGAATGGAACTGGCTTGCGGTGAGTCATTGATGCCTCTGCACTCCGTCACTGCTTCTGCATTGTTAAAATCTATGCTGTCTTCAGAAGTGGGCCAGTGGGGTCGTCTCTCTGAAG GAGGTGCTGACTCGTGA
- the LOC113752948 gene encoding uncharacterized protein LOC113752948 isoform X2 → MSSNCARRLLQQSSSSAKAFLSSGPRISLPSVASGTTKIGGLPSPASRLSRRHNLFSKSRVRMELACGESLMPLHSVTASALLKSMLSSEVGQWGRLSEGFATPL, encoded by the exons ATGTCGTCCAATTGCGCAAGAAGATTACTTCAGCAATCTTCATCTTCCGCCAAGGCATTCCTGAGTTCTGGCCCTCGAATATCTCTACCTTCCGTTGCCTCTGGTACAACTAAGATTGGGGGACTACCTTCCCCTGCCTCGCGCCTTTCCCGTCGCCACAACCTCTTCTCTAAGTCCAG GGTACGAATGGAACTGGCTTGCGGTGAGTCATTGATGCCTCTGCACTCCGTCACTGCTTCTGCATTGTTAAAATCTATGCTGTCTTCAGAAGTGGGCCAGTGGGGTCGTCTCTCTGAAG GATTTGCAACACCACTATAG
- the LOC113751785 gene encoding uncharacterized protein At4g28440-like: MAENKTMRKPVFTKVDQLRPGTNGHNLVAKVVSSKMVLQKGRPDGPQVRQMRIAECLVGDETGTIVFTARNEQVDMMKVGATIILRNAKIDMFKGSMRLAVDKWGRVEVAEPASFVVKEDNNLSLVEYELVNVVEE, translated from the exons ATGGCGGAGAATAAAACTATGAGGAAACCAGTTTTTACCAAGGTAGATCAGCTACGGCCTGGTACAAACGGTCATAATCTCGTTGCCAAAGTGGTTAGTTCTAAGATGGTATTACAAAAGGGCCGTCCAGATGGACCCCAAGTGCGCCAAATGCGAATTGCTGAATGTTTGGTTGGAGATGAAACTGGGACAATTGTCTTTACTGCCAGGAATGAGCAAG TGGATATGATGAAGGTTGGAGCTACAATAATTTTGCGCAATGCAAAAATTGACATGTTCAAAGGGTCGATGAGGCTTGCTGTGGACAAGTGGGGTCGAGTAGAAGTAGCTGAACCAGCCAGTTTCGTAGTCAAAGAAGATAATAACCTCTCCTTGGTTGAATATGAACTTGTCAATGTGGTAGAGGAATGA
- the LOC113751518 gene encoding formate dehydrogenase, mitochondrial — translation MAMKRVAASALRAFTSSGNSTSSLLTRRLHASPGSKKIVGVFYDAKEYAAKNPNFLGCTENALGIRQWLESQGHQYIVTSDKEGPHCELEKHIPDLHVLITTPFHPAYVTAERIKKAKNLQLLLTAGIGSDHVDLKAAADAGLTVAEVTGSNVVSVAEDELMRILILVRNFLPGHHQVISGDWNVAGIAYRAYDLEGKTVGTVGAGRIGRLLLQRLKPFNCNLLYHDRIKMDPELENQTGAKFEEDLDKMLPKCDIIVINMPLTEKTRGMFDKDRIAKLKKGVLIVNNARGAIMDTQAVVDGCSSGQIGGYSGDVWNPQPAPKDHPWRYMPNQAMTPHISGTTIDAQIRYAAGVKDMLDRYFKGEDFPPQHYIVKDGELASQYR, via the exons ATGGCGATGAAGCGTGTAGCTGCCTCTGCACTTCGTGCTTTTACTTCTTCGGGGAATTCAACTTCATCACTTCTCACCAGACGCCTCCAT GCCTCTCCTGGTAGCAAAAAGATTGTTGGTGTTTTCTATGATGCAAAAGAATATGCTGCAAAGAATCCCAATTTTCTTGGCTGCACAGAAAATGCATTGGGTATCCGCCAATGGCTAGAATCACAGGGCCATCAATACATAGTCACTTCGGACAAAGAAGGACCACATTGTG AACTTGAGAAACATATTCCGGACCTCCATGTGTTGATAACTACCCCATTTCATCCTGCATATGTCACGGCCGAAAGGAttaagaaggccaaaaatctGCAACTTTTGCTGACTGCTGGAATTGGCTCAGATCATGTTGATCTGAAAGCTGCAGCAGATGCTGGGTTAACAGTTGCAGAGGTCACTGGGAGTAACGTTGTGTCGGTTGCTGAAGACGAATTGATGAGGATCCTCATTCTTGTTCGCAATTTCCTGCCTGGACACCATCAAGTCATAAGTGGGGATTGGAATGTTGCAGGTATTGCTTACAGAGCTTATGATCTTGAAGGCAAGACTGTAGGAACTGTTGGTGCCGGGCGTATAGGCAGGCTTTTGCTGCAGAGATTGAAACCTTTCAACTGTAATCTTCTTTATCATGATCGGATCAAGATGGATCCTGAGTTGGAAAATCAAACTGGAGCCAAATTCGAGGAAGATCTTGATAAGATGCTGCCAAAATGTGACATAATTGTTATTAATATGCCTCTTACAGAGAAAACTAG AGGGATGTTTGACAAAGATAGGATCGCTAAGCTAAAGAAGGGAGTTTTGATTGTAAACAATGCTCGAGGAGCAATCATGGACACACAAGCAGTTGTTGATGGTTGTTCTAGCGGACAAATTGGAG GTTACAGTGGGGATGTTTGGAATCCACAACCAGCTCCAAAGGACCATCCTTGGCGTTACATGCCTAACCAAGCTATGACCCCCCATATTTCTGGTACTACCATTGATGCACAG ATACGCTATGCAGCTGGAGTCAAGGACATGCTGGATAGGTACTTTAAGGGAGAAGATTTCCCTCCACAACATTACATTGTCAAGGATGGAGAGCTTGCAAGCCAGTATCGTTGA
- the LOC113754402 gene encoding protein farnesyltransferase subunit beta, with product MESSRKARGTKTQEEQWMVENDVGQIYSSVSSIPPNAQSVFLEIRRDNHIQYLMHGLNNLGPSFSTLDANRPWICYWILHSIALLGDSLDEELEHSTIEFLSRCQDPDGGYGGGPGQMPHLATTYAAVNSLITLGGPKSLSSINRGKLRAFLLQMKDASGGFRMHDGGEVDVRACYTAISVASVLNILDDELTQNVGDYILSCQTYEGGIAGEPGSEAHGGYTFCGLAAMILINEVHRLDLPCLIDWVVFRQGVEGGFQGRTNKLVDGCYSFWQGGVAVIVQKLHSVICEQLGLSKVLDSECDSESYHDYETSDISDVEECTVETSCPLGGTCHRRKEDIGVDFISNKRAIAPIFSSMHLQQYLLLCSQEGAGFRDKPGKPRDHYHTCYCLSGLSVCQYCSSADADSPPLARDILGPYSNLLEQLHPLYNLVLDRYYEAHDFFSKF from the exons ATGGAATCGTCAAGGAAAGCGAGGGGGACGAAGACTCAAGAAGAGCAATGGATGGTTGAGAACGATGTCGGCCAAATTTATTCATCTGTCAGCAGTATTCCGCCGAATGCCCAATCCGTTTT CTTGGAGATCCGACGGGATAATCACATTCAATATCTCATGCACGGTCTAAACAATCTTGGCCCGTCTTTCTCAACTCTCGATGCCAA TCGACCTTGGATTTGCTATTGGATCCTTCACTCAATTGCTCTATTGGGAGATTCGTTAGATGAAGAACTGGAGCATAGTACTATCGAGTTTCTTAGTCGTTGCCAG GATCCGGACGGTGGATATGGTGGTGGACCTGGTCAG ATGCCTCATCTTGCAACAACTTATGCTGCAGTGAACTCACTTATTACCTTGGGTGGTCCCAAGTCTTTGTCATCAATTAATAG GGGGAAGTTGCGTGCATTTTTGCTGCAAATGAAGGATGCAAGTGGAGGATTCAG GATGCATGATGGTGGAGAAGTGGACGTTCGTGCTTGCTACACTGCTATTTCT GTTGCCAGTGTTCTGAACATTCTGGATGATGAGCTGACACAAAATGTTGGAGATTACATTTTAAG TTGCCAAACTTATGAAGGTGGAATAGCTGGTGAACCAGGTTCTGAGGCTCATGGAGG GTACACATTCTGTGGTTTAGCAGCGATGATTCTGATCAATGAGGTCCATCGGTTGGATTTGCCTTGCTTGATT GACTGGGTTGTCTTCAGACAAGGTGTTGAAGGTGGATTTCAAGGGAGAACAAATAAACTGGTTGATGGCTGCTATTCCTTTTGGCAG GGAGGAGTTGCTGTCATTGTACAAAAGTTGCATTCAGTTATCTGTGAACAGTTGGGTTTGTCAAAAGTTTTAGACTCTGAGTGCGACTCGGAAAGTTATCATGATTATGAAACATCAGATATATCTGATGTAGAAGAATGCACTGTGGAAACTTCTTGCCCTCTTGGTGGAACTTGCCATCGTAGAAAAGAAG ACATTGGTGTTGATTTCATCAGCAACAAGAGGGCAATTGCACCTATTTTCAGTAGCATGCATTTGCAGCAATACCTTCTTTTGTGTTCACAG GAAGGGGCTGGTTTCAGAGATAAACCTGGGAAGCCTAGGGATCATTATCATACATGTTACTGTCTAAGTGGATTATCCGTTTGTCAATATTGCTCATCTGCAGATGCTGATTCTCCACCACTGGCTAGAGATATACTGGGTCCTTACTCTAATTTGTTGGAACAACTTCACCCCTTATATAACCTTGTCTTAGACCGTTACTATGAAGCacatgattttttttcaaaattttag